The following proteins are co-located in the Castanea sativa cultivar Marrone di Chiusa Pesio chromosome 8, ASM4071231v1 genome:
- the LOC142606537 gene encoding glucan endo-1,3-beta-glucosidase-like, producing MTPILLINLFVIFLLFDAAAQSIGVNYGTIADNLPPATDVITLYTTNGIGKMRIFDPNQATLQALKGSNIEVIVGVVNNDLQGLATSLATANTWVQTNIIPYPDVKISYIAAGNEIKPSDPLAQYVGPAIQNLNNAITASNLQIKVSTVIDMSLLGNSFPPSAGSFSDSASSYINAIVSILVSTNAPLLANVYPYFSYTSDPTNIKLEYALFTSPGVVVQDGNLGYQNLFDAILDSLYSALEKIGGANLTVIVTESGWPSDGDSGVAATIVNAGTYYKNLISHVKNGTPKKPGPLETYLFAMFDEDQKGPAETEKHFGLFSPTKEPKYQLTFT from the exons ATGACTCCTATAT tGTTAATTAACTTGTTCGTTATCTTCCTGCTATTTGATGCAGCTGCACAATCTATAGGTGTAAATTATGGAACAATTGCTGATAATTTACCACCTGCAACTGATGTAATAACATTGTACACCACCAATGGCATAGGCAAAATGAGGATTTTTGATCCAAATCAAGCAACCCTCCAAGCCCTAAAAGGATCCAACATAGAGGTCATTGTTGGAGTTGTCAACAATGACCTTCAAGGTCTTGCCACTAGTCTTGCAACTGCAAATACTTGGGTGCAGACAAACATAATTCCCTACCCTGATGTCAAAATTAGTTACATTGCTGCTGGGAATGAAATAAAGCCAAGCGATCCATTAGCCCAATATGTTGGACCAGCCATCCAGAACTTAAACAATGCAATTACAGCTTCTAATTTACAAATCAAAGTTTCAACAGTAATAGACATGTCATTGTTGGGCAATTCTTTCCCTCCATCTGCAGGCTCATTTAGTGATAGTGCAAGTTCATACATAAATGCAATCGTTAGCATCCTAGTAAGCACTAATGCACCACTTCTTGCCAATGTGTACCCATATTTTTCCTACACAAGTGACCCAACAAACATTAAGCTTGAATATGCCTTATTTACTTCACCAGGGGTTGTGGTACAAGATGGTAACTTAGGGTATCAAAATCTATTTGATGCAATTCTGGATTCTCTCTATTCTGCTCTTGAGAAGATTGGTGGAGCCAATTTGACGGTCATTGTAACGGAGAGTGGTTGGCCATCAGATGGAGATAGTGGTGTAGCAGCAACAATTGTTAATGCTGGCACTTATTATAAGAATTTGATTAGTCATGTGAAGAATGGGACTCCAAAGAAGCCTGGACCATTAGAAACTTACTTGTTTGCTATGTTTGATGAAGACCAAAAGGGTCCAGCAGAAACTGAGAAACATTTCGGTCTATTCTCACCCACCAAGGAACCCAAGTACCAACTAACTTTCACTTAA